Proteins encoded by one window of Channa argus isolate prfri chromosome 1, Channa argus male v1.0, whole genome shotgun sequence:
- the LOC137103487 gene encoding C-type lectin domain family 4 member F-like isoform X1 translates to MSEAEVLYSDVRFTRARGNGKEAISPSEETTYSEIQMLKTQPPAEQPAASQQVESNKRSKVTSDRVPLLVLSVLLTAAVIGLCVVCFDHFQTKKTLQTMKENNETMMKTFQTLKTENEAMKKNLTEHLSEINQCTRLQPMCPERTEVNTNEPCQKCEEGWELHGGKCYYFSKKPSSWKQSREECVRRGGDLVKIDSREEQSFLVERLRNKMNNEQDKFWIGLTDSQEEDKWFWTDGSELDTSWSFWKSGEPDDWKGKSRENPDGEDCVRMGYKAAVDLKCWFDQSCNNPHKSICEKAAQTICYVCNCSL, encoded by the exons ATGTCTGAAGCTGAGGTTTTATATTCTGATGTCAGGTTCACAAGAGCGAGAGGAAATGGCAAAG AGGCCATTTCTCCATCAGAGGAAACCACTTACTCTGAAATCCAGATGTTGAAAACTCAGCCACCTGCAGAGCAGCCTG CAGCTTCCCAACAAGTGGAGTcaaacaaaaggtcaaaggtcacatcagaCAGAGTGCCCCTGCTGGTCCTCAGTGTTCtcctcacagctgctgtcattggtCTCTGCGTTGTCT GTTTTGATCAtttccaaaccaaaaaaactcttcaaacaatgaaagaaaacaatgaaacaatgatgaaaacttttcaaacattgaaaactgaaaacgAAGCCATGAAGAAAAATCTCACAG AACATCtctctgaaataaatcaatgcaCCAGGCTGCAGCCTATGTGCCCAGAACGTACTGAAGTTAATACTA atgAACCATGTCAGAAGTGTGAAGAAGGCTGGGAGCTACATGGaggaaagtgttattatttctcCAAAAAACCTTCATCCtggaagcagagcagagaagaatgtGTCCGTCGTGGAGGAGATCTGGTTAAGAtcgacagcagagaggagcag TCATTCCTGGTGGAAcgtttgagaaacaaaatgaataatgaacAGGACAAGTTCTGGATCGGActgacagactcacaggaagaagACAAATGGTTTTGGACGGACGGATCAGAACTGGACACAAG tTGGAGTTTTTGGAAAAGTGGAGAGCCAGATGACTGGAAAGGAAAAAGTAGGGAAAATCCTGATGGAGAGGACTGTGTGAGGATGGGGTATAAAGCAGCTGTTGACCTGAAATGTTGGTTTGATCAGTCCTGCAACAACCCTCACAAAAGTATATGTgagaaagcagcacaaactatatgttatgtttgtaattgtagtttgtAA
- the LOC137103487 gene encoding C-type lectin domain family 4 member F-like isoform X2 codes for MSEAEVLYSDVRFTRARGNGKEAISPSEETTYSEIQMLKTQPPAEQPASQQVESNKRSKVTSDRVPLLVLSVLLTAAVIGLCVVCFDHFQTKKTLQTMKENNETMMKTFQTLKTENEAMKKNLTEHLSEINQCTRLQPMCPERTEVNTNEPCQKCEEGWELHGGKCYYFSKKPSSWKQSREECVRRGGDLVKIDSREEQSFLVERLRNKMNNEQDKFWIGLTDSQEEDKWFWTDGSELDTSWSFWKSGEPDDWKGKSRENPDGEDCVRMGYKAAVDLKCWFDQSCNNPHKSICEKAAQTICYVCNCSL; via the exons ATGTCTGAAGCTGAGGTTTTATATTCTGATGTCAGGTTCACAAGAGCGAGAGGAAATGGCAAAG AGGCCATTTCTCCATCAGAGGAAACCACTTACTCTGAAATCCAGATGTTGAAAACTCAGCCACCTGCAGAGCAGCCTG CTTCCCAACAAGTGGAGTcaaacaaaaggtcaaaggtcacatcagaCAGAGTGCCCCTGCTGGTCCTCAGTGTTCtcctcacagctgctgtcattggtCTCTGCGTTGTCT GTTTTGATCAtttccaaaccaaaaaaactcttcaaacaatgaaagaaaacaatgaaacaatgatgaaaacttttcaaacattgaaaactgaaaacgAAGCCATGAAGAAAAATCTCACAG AACATCtctctgaaataaatcaatgcaCCAGGCTGCAGCCTATGTGCCCAGAACGTACTGAAGTTAATACTA atgAACCATGTCAGAAGTGTGAAGAAGGCTGGGAGCTACATGGaggaaagtgttattatttctcCAAAAAACCTTCATCCtggaagcagagcagagaagaatgtGTCCGTCGTGGAGGAGATCTGGTTAAGAtcgacagcagagaggagcag TCATTCCTGGTGGAAcgtttgagaaacaaaatgaataatgaacAGGACAAGTTCTGGATCGGActgacagactcacaggaagaagACAAATGGTTTTGGACGGACGGATCAGAACTGGACACAAG tTGGAGTTTTTGGAAAAGTGGAGAGCCAGATGACTGGAAAGGAAAAAGTAGGGAAAATCCTGATGGAGAGGACTGTGTGAGGATGGGGTATAAAGCAGCTGTTGACCTGAAATGTTGGTTTGATCAGTCCTGCAACAACCCTCACAAAAGTATATGTgagaaagcagcacaaactatatgttatgtttgtaattgtagtttgtAA